The Desulfurispira natronophila genome includes a region encoding these proteins:
- a CDS encoding radical SAM protein translates to MSLGIYVHMPFCRSRCGYCSFYSAFLASSDDVGRYKGALLQQLRLVDFPAATTIYFGGGTPSLFPPDFFATVVTEVMRRAGAAPLEVTVECNPDISEEYIVKLQRAGVTRLSVGVQSADPATLKWLKRDHGVSLNKLVCRLRRAQQVGLQVSVDFIAGIPGTTVGQVSHEMVPFTFVDHISLYTLDLPPSHPQARLLNGDFQYDSFMAAQEYLGGCGFVWYEISNFCRPGKASRHNSLYWRGQPYLALGSGAAGFSGKVRYRVPADSQAYMAAQGCVALAIDEFIDEREALREQILLGLRTSQGIEARLLPPEQLEMALNQGLLEALPAGRVGIPQHLWLNYNEVVGRLGF, encoded by the coding sequence GTGTCCCTCGGTATTTACGTCCATATGCCTTTTTGCCGCAGTCGCTGTGGCTACTGTTCTTTTTACTCTGCCTTTCTGGCCAGTTCTGATGATGTGGGGCGCTATAAGGGTGCCCTTTTACAGCAGCTGCGCCTGGTGGATTTTCCCGCCGCCACCACCATTTACTTTGGTGGCGGAACACCTTCTCTCTTTCCCCCCGATTTCTTTGCCACTGTTGTTACCGAGGTTATGCGCCGGGCTGGTGCAGCTCCCCTGGAAGTGACCGTGGAGTGCAACCCTGATATCAGCGAAGAGTACATAGTGAAGCTGCAGCGTGCGGGAGTCACCCGCCTGAGTGTGGGCGTGCAGTCTGCTGACCCAGCCACCCTCAAGTGGTTGAAGCGCGATCATGGGGTGAGCCTGAACAAATTGGTTTGCCGCTTGCGCAGAGCGCAGCAGGTTGGATTGCAGGTCAGTGTGGACTTTATTGCCGGTATTCCGGGCACGACAGTGGGGCAGGTGTCCCATGAAATGGTGCCCTTTACTTTTGTTGACCACATCTCCCTTTACACCCTGGATCTCCCACCAAGTCACCCGCAGGCACGGCTACTTAATGGCGACTTCCAGTACGATTCCTTTATGGCAGCGCAAGAGTACCTGGGGGGTTGCGGTTTTGTCTGGTATGAAATTTCCAACTTTTGTCGCCCCGGCAAGGCGTCTCGTCATAACAGTTTGTACTGGCGAGGGCAGCCCTACCTGGCCCTGGGAAGCGGTGCAGCGGGCTTCTCTGGCAAGGTGCGCTACCGTGTTCCGGCAGACTCTCAGGCGTACATGGCTGCCCAGGGATGTGTCGCCCTCGCCATTGACGAGTTTATTGATGAAAGGGAAGCCCTGCGGGAGCAGATTTTGCTGGGTTTGCGCACGTCGCAGGGGATAGAGGCACGTTTGCTACCACCGGAGCAGCTTGAGATGGCACTTAACCAGGGTCTGCTGGAGGCTTTGCCCGCCGGTCGTGTGGGCATCCCTCAGCACTTATGGCTAAATTATAATGAGGTAGTAGGTCGTCTGGGGTTCTGA
- the rbr gene encoding rubrerythrin, giving the protein MSKKLDGTQTLGNLMKAFAGESQARMRYTYYASRARKEGYNQIEEIFLETADNERAHAKRFYDAILDGISDQPMMVDVNADYPVAMGDTLFNLKAAAEGEKEEYEILYPNFAKIAQEEGFATIASIFSNIAKVEVEHEERYLNFADNIVQSRVFKRETKVKWKCRNCGYVHDDLGAPDLCPACAHPKEHFEIKAYNW; this is encoded by the coding sequence ATGTCAAAGAAATTAGACGGAACCCAGACCCTGGGGAATTTGATGAAAGCATTTGCCGGTGAGTCCCAGGCTCGAATGCGCTATACGTACTACGCTTCCCGCGCCCGCAAGGAAGGCTACAATCAGATCGAGGAAATTTTCCTCGAGACCGCTGATAACGAGCGCGCACACGCCAAGCGCTTTTACGATGCCATTCTCGACGGCATATCCGATCAGCCTATGATGGTGGATGTCAACGCCGACTACCCCGTCGCTATGGGCGACACTCTCTTCAACCTCAAGGCAGCTGCTGAAGGCGAAAAGGAAGAGTACGAAATCCTCTATCCTAATTTCGCCAAGATTGCTCAGGAAGAAGGCTTCGCAACTATCGCCAGCATCTTCAGCAATATCGCCAAGGTGGAAGTAGAGCACGAAGAGCGCTACCTGAACTTCGCCGATAATATTGTGCAGAGCCGCGTTTTCAAGCGTGAAACCAAAGTCAAGTGGAAGTGCCGTAACTGCGGTTATGTGCACGACGATCTTGGCGCCCCTGACTTGTGTCCTGCCTGCGCTCACCCCAAAGAGCACTTTGAAATCAAGGCGTATAACTGGTAA
- a CDS encoding anaerobic glycerol-3-phosphate dehydrogenase subunit C, translating to MDIHTLQQELSKQLAGEVYSDLPTRHLFSTDASIYQVLPLAIVYPRDDVDVRKVVRYAYDNNIQIHGRGAGSAIGGQSLGPGIMVDFVKYRHKIHQIERDPGTVWTDPGVRYADLNRAVKPYGLFFPPDPSSGNYCTVGGMTANNTSGAHSVKYGITGEYIQELEAVLANGEQIHARPYEVESEAFQRILSRDTMEASIYRQIMAIIDEARPVINESYPDIRYNVSGYNLRGVYEDGVINLVPLFVGSEGTLGLIVRIKIGLLPIPRHNVLAMAMFKDISSSGEATIAAVERGAAAVELMDNSLVKKAREVDEELDQSLPKELDNVLMIEFDGDDLQECTAALEDVRRTICEDNHWAFEFTSATTPAEQDRLWGIRKAAVPLANKIKGDAKAIGFVEDAAVPLKHLVEYYREVYACSSRHDVQFNVYGHAGKGLLHVRPVLSMKSPEDIEKFKKISQELFEVVERLNGTPCGEHGDGRVRSKYIQCLYPDLFPWFLRVKEAFDPKGLFNPDVKTNTSTTADTENLRYGSDYQVVVDTSRTVLHWGQNNSEFQEQIEMCHGCSTCTTVSKAVNMCPVYKVTRDEKSAPKAKANILRHIIQGHLDPKTYPYSKEFKTILDQCISCQSCHLECVSNVNIPKLMLEAKARYTLQNGQTFQNRVVTQVERMARLNCTISPVVNPLMQSSLVRKVMEKTVGLASQRKPVTFSRQTTVDHASKLARIKSPTRKVAYFTGCAANYMQTDVAKAAIDVLTHNNIQVEVPEQHCCGLPKLSNGHIKEARYDVISNAGLFSHYIKKGYDVITTCTSCALSLKEEWQCTVDNDDTRFVARNTYSFSEYLLGLHQQGELRTDFQYTMPERVRRYAYHTPCHLKVQSGGQSTMKLLELIPGLSVEGIKAGCCGMSGSWGMKKQNYQLSLAIGEDLGRIMSQEETDGITDCPTCRLQIQHLAKDKDGHHPAVILAQAYGLPRSGEE from the coding sequence TTGGATATACACACCCTTCAGCAGGAGCTTAGTAAACAACTGGCCGGTGAGGTCTACAGCGATCTGCCAACCCGCCACCTCTTTTCCACCGATGCCTCCATTTACCAGGTGCTTCCCTTGGCGATTGTCTATCCACGGGACGATGTGGATGTTCGCAAGGTAGTGCGCTACGCCTATGATAATAACATTCAGATTCACGGCCGGGGAGCGGGCAGCGCCATTGGCGGACAGAGCCTGGGGCCAGGAATTATGGTGGACTTTGTCAAGTACCGCCACAAAATTCACCAGATAGAGCGCGATCCGGGAACGGTTTGGACCGATCCCGGCGTGCGTTACGCTGACCTGAACCGTGCCGTCAAACCCTACGGCCTCTTCTTCCCTCCTGACCCTTCCAGCGGAAACTACTGTACCGTAGGGGGTATGACCGCCAACAACACCAGCGGCGCCCACTCGGTCAAGTACGGCATTACCGGCGAATATATCCAGGAGCTTGAAGCTGTGCTGGCCAATGGTGAGCAAATCCACGCTCGCCCCTACGAGGTGGAGTCGGAGGCGTTTCAGCGCATCCTTTCCCGCGATACCATGGAAGCCAGTATATACCGTCAGATTATGGCCATAATCGACGAGGCCCGACCCGTCATCAACGAGTCTTACCCCGATATCCGCTACAATGTCAGCGGCTACAACCTGCGGGGAGTCTACGAAGACGGCGTTATCAACCTGGTTCCCCTGTTCGTGGGCAGCGAAGGTACTTTGGGCTTGATTGTGCGCATTAAGATCGGCCTGCTGCCCATCCCCCGTCACAATGTATTGGCCATGGCCATGTTCAAGGATATCTCGTCCAGTGGTGAAGCCACTATTGCCGCCGTTGAGCGGGGAGCTGCTGCGGTGGAGCTCATGGACAACTCCTTGGTAAAAAAGGCGCGGGAGGTGGATGAAGAGCTGGACCAATCCCTGCCCAAGGAGCTTGACAACGTCCTGATGATTGAATTTGACGGTGACGATTTGCAGGAGTGCACCGCCGCCCTGGAGGATGTACGGCGCACCATCTGCGAGGACAACCACTGGGCTTTTGAGTTTACCAGTGCCACCACTCCCGCTGAGCAGGATCGCCTGTGGGGTATTCGCAAGGCGGCTGTACCCCTGGCCAACAAAATCAAGGGTGATGCCAAGGCTATTGGCTTTGTAGAAGATGCCGCCGTACCCCTGAAGCACCTGGTAGAGTACTACCGGGAAGTATATGCCTGCTCCAGCCGCCACGACGTGCAGTTCAATGTCTACGGCCACGCCGGCAAAGGTTTGTTGCACGTGCGTCCCGTCCTCAGCATGAAAAGTCCCGAAGATATCGAAAAATTCAAGAAGATATCACAAGAGCTCTTTGAGGTAGTAGAACGCCTCAACGGCACCCCCTGCGGCGAACACGGCGACGGGCGGGTACGTAGCAAATATATTCAGTGCCTCTACCCCGACCTCTTTCCCTGGTTTCTGCGGGTCAAGGAAGCCTTTGACCCCAAAGGGCTCTTTAATCCCGATGTCAAAACAAATACCAGCACTACCGCCGATACGGAAAACCTGCGTTATGGCAGCGATTACCAGGTGGTGGTCGACACCAGCCGCACCGTACTGCACTGGGGACAGAACAACTCCGAGTTCCAGGAACAGATAGAGATGTGTCACGGCTGCTCCACCTGTACCACGGTGAGCAAAGCCGTGAACATGTGTCCCGTCTACAAGGTTACCCGGGATGAAAAGTCCGCTCCCAAGGCCAAGGCCAACATCTTGCGACACATCATCCAGGGCCACCTGGACCCCAAAACCTACCCGTACAGCAAGGAGTTCAAAACCATCCTGGACCAGTGCATCTCCTGTCAGAGCTGTCATTTGGAATGTGTCTCCAACGTCAATATTCCCAAGCTTATGCTGGAGGCCAAGGCCCGCTATACCCTGCAAAACGGCCAGACCTTCCAGAATCGGGTCGTAACCCAGGTGGAGCGCATGGCGCGCCTGAATTGCACCATCAGTCCAGTGGTTAATCCACTGATGCAAAGCAGTCTGGTGCGCAAGGTAATGGAGAAAACAGTAGGACTTGCCAGTCAGCGCAAACCAGTTACCTTCAGCCGGCAAACTACAGTGGATCACGCGTCCAAGCTGGCTCGGATCAAGTCGCCGACACGCAAAGTGGCCTATTTTACCGGCTGCGCCGCCAACTATATGCAAACCGATGTGGCCAAAGCTGCCATTGACGTCCTTACTCACAACAACATTCAGGTAGAAGTTCCGGAGCAGCACTGCTGCGGCCTGCCCAAGCTTTCCAACGGCCACATCAAGGAAGCCCGCTACGACGTAATTTCCAATGCCGGCCTCTTCAGTCACTACATAAAAAAGGGGTACGACGTTATCACCACCTGCACTTCCTGCGCCCTGAGCCTCAAGGAAGAGTGGCAGTGTACGGTTGACAACGACGACACCCGCTTTGTGGCCCGCAACACCTACTCTTTCAGCGAATACTTATTAGGGCTCCACCAGCAAGGGGAACTGCGCACCGACTTCCAGTACACCATGCCGGAACGAGTACGGCGCTACGCCTACCACACCCCCTGCCACCTTAAGGTGCAAAGTGGAGGTCAGTCCACCATGAAGCTGCTGGAGCTGATACCTGGTCTGAGCGTCGAAGGTATCAAGGCCGGATGTTGTGGCATGAGCGGCAGCTGGGGAATGAAAAAGCAGAACTATCAGCTTTCTCTGGCCATTGGTGAAGATCTGGGGCGAATCATGTCACAGGAGGAGACCGACGGCATTACCGACTGCCCCACCTGCCGCCTGCAAATACAGCATCTGGCCAAAGACAAGGACGGCCATCACCCCGCCGTCATACTGGCCCAGGCCTACGGTCTGCCCCGCAGCGGCGAAGAGTAA
- the ybgF gene encoding tol-pal system protein YbgF, with protein MKQDGKYRILIRSLIMMTIFLFMTGCALKGDSGEQDPSRNPHNVPLQVQVDQLRMDVANLHRINQNLARENANMRQQLNNNTVNIDYLRNMVAPATAQLDAQQARNEALQEQISELQDEVELLGGKIEKAARAPRKDESQATLQPRLVTPPGQTPQQPAGRSELDFEDYTADPTPLYDQAMNFYRVGEFQQALIAFDQIHSNFPTSSVADNALYWIGEIYYAQADYSTAYDYFDRVIRQYPEGSKVPDAYLKKGFSLQRQGKYAEALDVLRHTAETYPDHSVLPLAEDMIQNIEGS; from the coding sequence ATGAAACAAGACGGGAAATACCGAATACTGATCCGCAGCCTGATTATGATGACTATCTTTCTCTTTATGACCGGTTGTGCTTTGAAGGGCGATTCTGGTGAGCAGGACCCGTCGCGCAATCCTCATAATGTCCCCCTGCAGGTTCAGGTTGATCAGTTGCGTATGGATGTGGCCAATCTGCACCGCATAAACCAGAATCTGGCACGGGAAAATGCGAATATGCGTCAGCAGCTCAACAATAATACCGTAAATATCGATTACTTGCGCAATATGGTGGCGCCTGCAACGGCTCAGCTGGATGCACAGCAGGCCCGTAATGAGGCACTGCAAGAGCAGATCAGTGAGCTGCAGGATGAGGTGGAGTTGCTGGGAGGCAAGATAGAGAAGGCAGCCAGGGCACCTCGCAAAGATGAGTCCCAAGCGACCCTTCAGCCACGCCTGGTAACTCCGCCGGGGCAGACGCCTCAACAGCCTGCTGGCCGATCTGAGCTTGATTTTGAGGACTATACCGCAGATCCCACTCCACTGTACGATCAGGCTATGAATTTTTATCGGGTGGGAGAGTTCCAGCAGGCATTAATCGCCTTTGACCAGATTCACTCCAACTTTCCCACTTCCAGTGTGGCGGATAATGCCCTGTACTGGATTGGAGAAATCTACTATGCTCAAGCCGACTACTCCACTGCCTACGACTACTTTGACCGGGTGATTCGCCAGTACCCGGAGGGCAGTAAAGTACCTGATGCTTACCTAAAGAAAGGTTTTTCCCTGCAGCGCCAGGGCAAGTACGCAGAGGCTCTCGATGTCCTGCGACACACTGCAGAAACCTATCCCGACCACTCGGTTTTGCCGCTGGCGGAGGACATGATTCAAAATATCGAGGGTAGCTGA